One Spirochaetota bacterium DNA window includes the following coding sequences:
- a CDS encoding SpoIIE family protein phosphatase translates to MLSTLFLLQYLLFTAIPVDSNHETILLHDAANKIDISDYLYYFEDTSNRLQSNDITQQQIQSKFKKVHKKINHGFTRSTFWIRYHVKDVSSSPTTWYLLLDYPLIENVTLYKKNGDLLKKIAEISQQHQFNTTDILYTGRIFALNPDKKQIGEYYIKLKTRTTMRFPLSICNIHYINKTFSFKMHINGLYLGIILIMFLFNLFYYFIIRSYNSIFYSLYIIGFGLFVSIQNGIFFEIIPHFPIKYLLPLYMGAGSLVFIFSTLFTMFFLKTSIQLPKIHIILQGVIAISLVFLALLPFLDMSFMIQFFALFGILWSFANFLAGMYSLSTGYRSARFFITGWIFFFIGVVIFALRGFGLLPSNAITLYSVELGSILVIFFLSIAIADQYYIIQQEHSRQQSIIIEKEKTLRETQELLIQNLHQMSTFKDDLINATSRQLRTPLSSIIGITESLLGGIAGELNQKIIYNLQLVLASSKRLSRLIHNFLDYSQLKYNTTQLSLAAVDLKSMTDVVIDIIQKLPQSHSIAIKNNIPENLPLALADKDRLPQALFNIVYNIIKLTSDATITFHAAIQSDDPSKITIAINEDGKGLLPYIFDTILQQDIYHYQKTPKNSFLTGIELTIAKQLIELHGTTLSIDTNPTTGTTLSFSLQCADLSTKKDSHAYYKNNYIEYDHFIDLASMPHIENIDTTPIPSNQQSACIVLADSDPVLLKSIENNLVLNGYQVVKAYNGQEVLGILNSGILPDAMLLDSMLPRTNTLEVIRNIRTTYSIAELPIIVLSPIEEPESLMASFEAGANDYIVKPFYMYDVISRLKTQLLLKQAVQSIKRVSQIEKELDMARQIQQTLIPQETPVSDKYEIAHVYIPMDKVGGDYFNFNIKDDNHIGIFISDVSGHGMPAALIASMLQSLMHTVHHAANDPVSLLHILNTSLKKNLHNNFLTAMYLYIDFESMSCKVSRAGHEPLILYRRSQDEIYEILPEGRLMGLNLEPNYTLSEFSITTGDRIILFTDGIIESIDAQSNILGKKQFKHIIKKYREKPATECIDAIIDELKHFAYPNESFNNDDITVIIIDIK, encoded by the coding sequence ATGCTCAGTACATTATTTTTACTACAGTATCTACTATTCACAGCTATACCTGTAGATAGCAATCATGAAACCATACTGCTTCACGATGCAGCCAATAAAATTGATATATCTGACTATCTGTACTATTTTGAAGATACATCCAACCGCTTACAATCCAATGATATAACGCAACAGCAAATCCAATCTAAGTTTAAAAAAGTACATAAAAAGATAAACCACGGTTTTACAAGAAGTACATTTTGGATTCGATATCACGTTAAAGACGTTTCTTCATCACCTACCACATGGTATCTCCTTCTTGATTACCCACTCATTGAAAATGTAACACTGTATAAAAAAAATGGTGACCTATTAAAAAAAATTGCAGAAATATCTCAACAACACCAATTCAATACAACTGACATCTTATATACAGGACGTATATTTGCACTTAATCCTGATAAAAAACAAATTGGTGAATACTATATCAAATTAAAAACCCGCACCACAATGCGCTTTCCCCTGTCAATATGTAATATACACTATATCAATAAAACATTCAGTTTCAAAATGCATATTAATGGACTCTATTTAGGCATAATCCTTATAATGTTTTTGTTTAACCTCTTTTATTACTTTATAATACGGTCATATAATAGCATTTTTTATTCACTATATATCATTGGATTTGGTTTATTTGTTTCAATTCAAAATGGCATTTTCTTTGAAATAATTCCGCATTTTCCCATCAAATATTTATTGCCACTTTATATGGGAGCAGGGTCACTTGTATTCATATTTTCCACATTGTTTACAATGTTCTTTTTAAAAACCAGTATTCAACTTCCAAAAATCCATATCATCTTGCAGGGAGTTATTGCAATTTCACTGGTATTCCTTGCACTATTACCTTTCTTAGATATGAGCTTTATGATACAATTTTTTGCCTTATTTGGAATACTATGGTCATTTGCTAATTTTTTAGCAGGCATGTACTCCCTGTCCACAGGATATAGGTCTGCTCGATTTTTTATCACAGGCTGGATATTTTTCTTTATTGGCGTTGTAATCTTTGCATTACGTGGATTTGGATTGCTACCCAGCAATGCTATAACGCTTTACAGTGTTGAACTTGGATCCATACTGGTTATATTCTTTTTATCGATAGCTATAGCAGACCAATATTATATCATACAACAGGAACATTCCCGGCAGCAATCTATCATTATAGAAAAAGAAAAGACATTGCGCGAAACACAAGAATTGCTTATACAAAATTTGCACCAGATGAGTACTTTTAAGGACGATCTCATCAATGCAACATCACGTCAGCTCCGTACACCACTTTCAAGTATCATTGGGATTACCGAATCACTACTAGGTGGGATAGCAGGGGAACTCAATCAAAAAATAATATATAACTTGCAACTTGTACTGGCAAGCAGCAAACGATTGTCACGATTGATTCACAACTTCCTTGATTACTCTCAACTAAAATATAATACCACACAATTATCGCTTGCAGCTGTAGACCTTAAATCAATGACTGATGTTGTCATTGATATTATACAGAAATTGCCGCAATCACATTCCATAGCAATAAAGAATAATATTCCTGAAAACTTACCGCTGGCACTGGCAGATAAAGATAGGCTACCACAGGCATTGTTCAATATTGTCTATAATATCATCAAATTAACTTCTGATGCTACTATCACATTTCATGCAGCAATTCAATCAGATGACCCTTCAAAAATTACTATCGCTATTAATGAAGATGGTAAAGGATTACTCCCCTATATTTTTGATACAATTCTTCAGCAGGATATATATCATTACCAAAAAACCCCTAAAAACTCTTTCTTAACAGGTATTGAATTAACTATAGCAAAACAACTCATTGAGCTCCATGGCACCACTTTATCCATAGATACAAATCCCACCACAGGAACTACGCTGTCATTTTCTTTACAATGCGCAGATTTATCTACTAAAAAGGATTCACATGCTTATTATAAAAACAACTACATTGAATATGATCACTTTATCGATCTTGCATCTATGCCACATATAGAAAACATTGATACAACACCAATACCATCCAATCAACAAAGTGCTTGTATTGTTTTAGCAGATAGTGATCCTGTATTACTGAAAAGCATTGAAAACAATCTTGTGCTGAACGGATATCAGGTAGTGAAAGCATATAATGGGCAGGAAGTATTGGGCATTCTTAATTCAGGCATACTCCCTGATGCTATGCTCCTTGATAGCATGCTGCCAAGAACAAATACACTGGAAGTAATACGAAATATACGAACCACATATTCTATTGCTGAATTGCCAATAATTGTTTTATCACCTATTGAAGAACCGGAAAGCCTGATGGCCAGCTTTGAAGCTGGCGCAAATGATTATATAGTTAAGCCATTTTACATGTATGACGTTATATCACGGTTAAAAACACAGCTGCTATTAAAACAGGCAGTACAAAGCATTAAACGGGTTTCCCAAATTGAAAAAGAATTAGATATGGCGCGCCAGATTCAGCAAACATTAATACCACAGGAAACACCTGTTTCTGATAAATATGAAATTGCACATGTGTATATTCCAATGGATAAAGTTGGAGGGGATTATTTTAATTTCAATATAAAAGATGATAATCACATTGGCATTTTTATCAGCGATGTTTCGGGACACGGCATGCCAGCTGCTCTCATTGCTTCAATGCTACAGTCACTCATGCATACCGTTCATCATGCTGCTAATGATCCCGTATCCCTGTTACACATATTGAACACATCATTGAAAAAAAACCTGCATAATAATTTCCTTACTGCAATGTATCTCTATATTGATTTTGAATCGATGTCATGTAAGGTGTCCCGTGCAGGGCATGAGCCTCTCATATTGTATAGACGCTCCCAGGATGAAATATATGAAATACTTCCGGAAGGAAGATTAATGGGTCTGAATCTTGAGCCCAATTATACCCTTAGTGAATTCTCCATTACAACAGGTGATCGTATTATTCTTTTTACTGATGGAATAATTGAATCCATTGATGCACAGAGTAACATTTTAGGTAAAAAACAATTTAAACATATCATCAAAAAATATAGGGAAAAGCCCGCAACTGAATGTATAGATGCAATAATAGATGAACTGAAACATTTTGCTTATCCCAATGAGTCATTTAATAATGATGATATTACCGTTATTATCATTGATATTAAATAA
- a CDS encoding TraR/DksA C4-type zinc finger protein, translating to MKGSFARDKCEICGEYVFERYIRIKNGKKVCIPCSGYDDK from the coding sequence ATCAAAGGTTCATTTGCCCGCGATAAATGTGAAATCTGTGGGGAATATGTTTTTGAGCGATATATACGTATTAAAAATGGGAAAAAAGTTTGTATACCCTGTTCAGGATATGATGATAAATAA
- a CDS encoding Crp/Fnr family transcriptional regulator — protein sequence MLKENELVSVLLPYCKPYSMPKGSILWLEGDTKGMAVVLKKGRVKIYRMASNATAVTLFIMKPHDIFGFLPLIDNKPYPVSAEAFDDIEAMVLDRNTFDTIIKKDPQVCISLLHYIAHYLRLTFDGIARLSSRSAITRVASAIVGLVEEQGYSKHNKPVISLPTTAKEYAQLIGLTPESFSRKVTELSNLGIIEKLGTNRLKIKEIEKLRELANQELFF from the coding sequence ATGCTCAAAGAAAATGAACTTGTAAGTGTGCTGCTGCCTTATTGCAAGCCATACTCTATGCCCAAAGGCTCTATATTGTGGCTGGAAGGTGATACTAAAGGTATGGCAGTAGTATTAAAAAAGGGGAGAGTGAAAATTTACCGTATGGCTTCAAATGCAACAGCGGTAACCCTTTTTATCATGAAACCGCATGATATATTTGGCTTTTTGCCACTCATTGATAATAAACCATATCCCGTCAGTGCTGAAGCGTTTGATGATATAGAAGCTATGGTACTTGATAGAAATACTTTTGATACCATTATCAAAAAAGATCCTCAGGTATGTATATCTTTGCTGCACTATATTGCACATTATCTACGCTTGACATTTGATGGCATTGCACGTTTATCATCCAGGAGTGCAATTACACGGGTTGCATCTGCAATCGTTGGACTGGTTGAAGAACAAGGTTATTCAAAACATAACAAGCCTGTAATTTCTCTTCCAACCACTGCAAAAGAGTATGCACAACTTATTGGATTAACTCCAGAAAGCTTTTCACGTAAAGTAACCGAATTATCAAATTTAGGCATTATTGAGAAATTGGGAACTAACAGACTTAAAATTAAAGAAATTGAAAAATTGCGTGAACTGGCAAATCAAGAATTATTTTTTTAA
- a CDS encoding FmdE family protein: MVNPKEYLEFGQKFHGHKCPAMPMGLRVGAAAMNALGVERAKDGQLIALVELGEDHCATCFADGIQVITGCTFGKGNIKKLHHGKWGVTLINRATGESIRVVPKAEAMLKNKSSGFMQNYRKKGIPASQVPEHVVEPLIEMVMNAPDEQILSIGKIFKQEVPPKKESFEGFVCDICGEMTVEGYGRPLGEKKVCHPCYEKALHA; encoded by the coding sequence ATGGTTAATCCAAAAGAATATCTTGAATTTGGGCAAAAGTTTCATGGTCATAAGTGCCCTGCTATGCCTATGGGTTTACGAGTTGGTGCAGCTGCAATGAATGCATTAGGAGTGGAACGTGCCAAAGATGGTCAGCTAATAGCATTGGTTGAATTGGGCGAGGATCACTGTGCAACATGTTTTGCTGATGGTATTCAGGTTATTACCGGTTGTACATTTGGTAAAGGCAACATTAAAAAGCTTCATCATGGTAAATGGGGGGTAACACTTATAAATCGTGCAACTGGAGAATCCATACGGGTGGTACCCAAAGCTGAAGCAATGCTAAAAAATAAGAGCAGCGGTTTCATGCAAAATTACAGAAAAAAAGGAATACCTGCGTCACAGGTTCCTGAACATGTTGTGGAACCACTTATTGAAATGGTTATGAATGCTCCTGATGAACAGATTTTATCAATTGGGAAAATTTTTAAACAGGAAGTGCCACCAAAGAAAGAATCATTTGAAGGCTTTGTGTGTGATATCTGTGGTGAAATGACAGTTGAAGGCTATGGACGCCCATTGGGTGAAAAAAAAGTTTGTCATCCCTGCTATGAAAAAGCACTGCATGCATAA
- a CDS encoding sulfite exporter TauE/SafE family protein: MIIPLLAGIITFLFTTVLTIAGVGAAFILIPVFIGLKIDIHVAMATALLLNAIAMTFASYRFYKDKLILWQVALPILIIATALSPLGAWTSRFLDRNVLLWLFTAFLVFAGSMMLFYQPKASQKEHSRTTQIISGLLVGSAAGFLGGLLGVGGGNFIVPVLVWLGYDPKKSSATTSFIVIFSSLSGFMGHATLGAINVPLLAFTASGSATGALLGAWLMSKKLQQKQVKAIIGVVLFAIAIKMAWGLL; this comes from the coding sequence ATGATAATACCATTACTGGCGGGCATAATAACATTTTTATTTACCACTGTACTAACTATAGCCGGAGTTGGTGCAGCTTTTATTTTAATTCCTGTATTTATTGGACTCAAGATAGATATTCATGTAGCCATGGCAACCGCACTACTTCTTAATGCCATAGCCATGACCTTTGCATCATACCGATTTTATAAAGATAAGCTGATACTGTGGCAGGTTGCATTACCAATCCTTATAATAGCAACAGCACTATCACCATTGGGTGCATGGACCAGCAGATTTTTAGATCGCAATGTACTTTTATGGCTTTTTACTGCATTTCTTGTATTTGCGGGAAGTATGATGCTATTTTACCAGCCAAAAGCTTCACAAAAAGAGCACTCACGTACAACACAAATCATATCGGGTCTTTTAGTTGGAAGTGCTGCAGGCTTTCTGGGAGGATTGCTTGGAGTTGGTGGGGGAAATTTTATTGTCCCTGTACTGGTGTGGTTAGGATATGACCCAAAAAAATCTTCAGCAACTACATCGTTCATAGTTATTTTCTCATCCCTTTCAGGTTTTATGGGACATGCAACATTAGGTGCAATTAATGTACCACTTCTGGCATTTACTGCCTCAGGATCAGCAACGGGGGCACTTCTGGGTGCATGGCTTATGAGTAAAAAGCTGCAGCAAAAGCAGGTTAAAGCTATCATTGGCGTTGTACTATTTGCCATTGCCATAAAAATGGCATGGGGACTTTTGTAA